A genomic window from Ruminiclostridium cellulolyticum H10 includes:
- a CDS encoding glycoside hydrolase family 9 protein: MKRKKLLALILSVAIVCTSLITSMSVINATAPEGWRNLQDFYVFKDKVNGWSGSGAGELETENGNLPVDTQVTYENLPSLRFNLSKELTSYWMSVVLVMAEWACHDVSQYVANGYLEFNVKGNVGGEQFVIGAVDHVSERASGVEHTIAKPITDYCTVTTEWQHVKIPLKDILDPSLGMDPYNAKAIVLDKVDLNPFCVWINQLKITSPDKERAYPAIKVNQVGFGESSEKYAYVSGFEDELKAEAGTQFQVKRVSDDQVVYSDELVLVKDYDAESGERVFKAVFSDLKQPGEYYITVNEDGIEKSPRFKIGNDIFKPLLTDVARYFYFQRSGTDLTEEYCPDYPRKDRTPQDTAAIYDSNPSATRDVSQGWFDAGDLGKYVSTGAMAAINILWSYEMFPEVYTDNQFTIPESGNGIPDILDETKWQLDWILKMQDTSSGGFYARVQSDDDGNITKRIIKDKEGDVANIRSTEDTACAAAALAHASIVYEKYDPAFALKCLNAAKSAWSYLEKNPSNIKSPDGPYSTADDSQSRFLAAATLYRVTGEAKYNDYFLENYSKGKNSYENVSGDWVGSWNFAFFSYMKANNRNGDAEKWFKDEFTIWLNNKIDRYKNNTWGNTIANGNYYWGSNSQILGMCMEALIGSKVLGISNDEINKMTFSSFNWLLGANAMRKSFVSGYGDDCIKTIFSTFNNDGKSGIPKGFMPGGINRYQGVGLSLFPSKCYLDSADEWSTNEHTTGWNSILTFVAAFANSNLSGENSIKTGDINGDGDINAIDLAMLKKGILNEETFTGDALKAADINGDNEVNAIDFAQLKKLLLTIYNAPQCQDKHF, from the coding sequence ATGAAACGAAAAAAACTATTAGCCCTGATTTTAAGTGTTGCAATAGTATGTACGTCATTAATTACATCTATGAGTGTTATCAATGCAACTGCTCCCGAAGGGTGGAGAAACCTGCAGGATTTTTATGTATTCAAAGACAAGGTGAATGGATGGTCTGGAAGCGGAGCAGGTGAATTGGAAACTGAAAACGGTAATTTGCCTGTTGATACTCAAGTTACATATGAAAATTTACCGTCTTTAAGGTTTAATCTTTCAAAGGAACTAACATCATATTGGATGTCTGTCGTACTTGTAATGGCAGAATGGGCCTGCCATGATGTATCACAGTATGTTGCCAATGGATATCTGGAGTTTAATGTAAAAGGTAATGTCGGCGGGGAGCAGTTTGTAATAGGAGCAGTGGATCATGTAAGTGAGCGTGCGTCCGGCGTAGAACATACAATAGCAAAGCCAATAACGGATTATTGTACAGTTACTACTGAGTGGCAGCACGTAAAAATCCCCTTAAAAGATATTTTGGACCCGTCACTTGGCATGGATCCATATAACGCAAAAGCAATTGTTCTGGATAAAGTAGATCTGAATCCATTTTGCGTCTGGATAAATCAGCTCAAAATAACTTCTCCAGATAAGGAAAGAGCATATCCGGCTATTAAAGTGAATCAGGTAGGATTTGGTGAATCTTCTGAGAAATATGCCTATGTTTCAGGATTTGAGGACGAACTAAAAGCTGAAGCAGGAACTCAATTTCAAGTAAAAAGGGTTTCTGACGATCAGGTTGTTTACAGCGATGAATTGGTTCTTGTTAAGGACTATGATGCCGAATCCGGAGAGAGGGTTTTTAAAGCTGTATTTTCAGATCTGAAGCAGCCGGGTGAATATTATATAACGGTTAACGAAGACGGTATTGAAAAATCCCCCAGGTTCAAGATAGGAAATGATATTTTTAAACCTTTATTGACTGATGTTGCAAGATATTTTTATTTTCAGCGTTCAGGAACAGACCTAACGGAAGAATACTGTCCTGATTACCCCAGGAAAGATAGAACACCACAGGATACGGCAGCTATATATGACTCAAATCCTTCAGCTACAAGAGATGTATCTCAGGGGTGGTTTGATGCCGGAGATCTAGGGAAGTATGTAAGTACTGGGGCAATGGCAGCGATAAATATACTCTGGTCTTATGAAATGTTCCCGGAAGTATATACCGATAATCAGTTTACTATTCCTGAAAGCGGCAACGGTATCCCTGATATACTTGATGAGACAAAATGGCAGCTTGACTGGATTCTTAAAATGCAAGATACTTCTAGCGGCGGCTTTTATGCCAGGGTTCAGTCTGATGATGATGGTAATATAACAAAAAGAATTATAAAGGATAAAGAAGGAGATGTCGCAAATATTAGGTCAACAGAGGATACTGCATGTGCCGCCGCAGCTTTAGCCCATGCTTCCATTGTTTATGAAAAGTATGATCCGGCATTTGCACTTAAATGTTTAAATGCTGCTAAAAGTGCATGGTCGTATCTTGAAAAGAATCCAAGCAATATCAAATCCCCTGATGGGCCTTATAGTACAGCAGACGACTCTCAAAGCAGATTTTTGGCTGCAGCAACCTTATACAGGGTTACCGGCGAAGCAAAGTATAATGATTATTTCTTAGAAAATTATTCAAAGGGTAAAAATTCTTATGAAAATGTAAGCGGAGATTGGGTAGGCAGCTGGAATTTTGCATTTTTCTCTTACATGAAGGCTAATAACCGAAACGGTGATGCGGAAAAATGGTTTAAGGATGAGTTTACTATTTGGTTAAATAACAAAATTGACAGATATAAGAACAATACCTGGGGCAACACAATTGCAAACGGTAATTACTATTGGGGCAGTAACTCTCAAATACTCGGTATGTGTATGGAAGCTCTTATAGGTTCCAAAGTTCTTGGAATAAGTAACGATGAAATCAACAAAATGACTTTTTCTTCATTTAACTGGCTTCTAGGTGCAAATGCTATGAGAAAGAGTTTTGTATCCGGGTACGGTGACGATTGTATTAAAACTATATTCAGTACTTTTAATAATGACGGAAAATCAGGAATACCTAAAGGATTTATGCCAGGTGGGATTAACAGATATCAAGGTGTAGGACTCTCATTGTTTCCTTCAAAATGCTACCTAGATAGTGCTGATGAATGGAGTACAAACGAGCATACAACTGGTTGGAATTCTATTCTGACTTTCGTTGCTGCATTCGCCAAC